Part of the Gaiellales bacterium genome, TTCCCGGTTGTTAGGGAAGTGTTAGGGGCCAGTATGTCAAGCGCCGTCCGGTTATGTCAAGTGGCGTCGAGCACATGCGCCCTGAGCCGCTCCACCTCCGCAGGCCCGAGCGTGCGCCAAGCGCCGGGATGCAGGCCGTCGACGGTGAGCCCGGCGTAGGAGGATCGGTGCAGCGCGGACACCGGATGGCCGACCGCCTCGCACATCCTGCGCACCTGGCGGTTTCGGCCCTCATGGATCGTCAGCTCGATGCGGGCCGCGTCGAGCCGCCGCACACGCGCGGGCGCCGTCATGCCGTCGTCCAGCTGGACGCCCAGCCGCAGGCGTTCCAGCGCCTCGTCGGACGGCGTCCCCTCGACCTCGGCGACGTAGGTCTTGTCGACGCCGTGCCGCGGATGCATCAGCCCATGCGCCAGCATCCCGTCGTTGGTCAGCAGCAGCGCGCCGGTCGTCTCGCGGTCGAGGCGGCCGACCGGGAACAGCCGCAGCGGAGAGTCAACGAGGTCGAGGACGGTTCGCCGGCCCTGCGGGTCGCGAACCGTCGTCACGACGCCCATGGGCTTGTGGAGGAGAACCGTCTCGAGGCGCTGGGCGGTGACCTGACTGCCGTCCACCCGCACGTCGTCGCCGTCCTCGACGCTCGCCGCAAGTCCCGCCGGCTGACCGTTGACGGTCACGCGGCCGTCGCGAATCAGCGCCTCGACCGCTCGGCGTGACCCCAGCCCGCCGGCCGCGAGGAACCGGTTAAGCCTGACCGGCACGCTGGTCGGCGACGAGGTGCAGCCTCGCCCGCAGCGCCTGGTGGTCGGCCTCGGTCAGCTCGAAGTCCGAGAGCGCGGGCAGCGGCTCGTCCTCACCCAGCCC contains:
- a CDS encoding pseudouridine synthase, with product MPVRLNRFLAAGGLGSRRAVEALIRDGRVTVNGQPAGLAASVEDGDDVRVDGSQVTAQRLETVLLHKPMGVVTTVRDPQGRRTVLDLVDSPLRLFPVGRLDRETTGALLLTNDGMLAHGLMHPRHGVDKTYVAEVEGTPSDEALERLRLGVQLDDGMTAPARVRRLDAARIELTIHEGRNRQVRRMCEAVGHPVSALHRSSYAGLTVDGLHPGAWRTLGPAEVERLRAHVLDAT